The following coding sequences lie in one Brevinematales bacterium genomic window:
- a CDS encoding HAMP domain-containing protein: protein MRVRISFALKSAFAISLIVFIVVFGIINFIMNSFYSMVQNYTENMLKVINKGFKEDYYIYKIESIKRYGLEITENNLDEYKSFSNVIEPTLIGFADTHKVYEDNKTSHRKAEFVASAFYWDGKRLYSQDHSYQNEDFIQFLKNSSLKLNESYFYIDKYHSDVIFIYKLRQGIIGCCLHPETYNKVWLKSVFRGIPIDFYVSVSTTNKDSNIRFFKVVDELDGSSSKIDDIYNSLIKGVKNQDFDIVGQIRDDKINFLIVHNYGDFVLNGIMELPLRGIFPLTVLEISIFVSIPIVLLIFGVTLFFNNRVFRRIREVSGVMEELSRSGGDLSLRIQSSSEIGEVREVVENFNSFLDTIEDVVKKTKRTFRDIEENISILKEVEEEVGKVSGVVERQDEVRQMIEELSAMSREIGTTA from the coding sequence ATGAGGGTCAGGATAAGTTTTGCGTTGAAGAGTGCTTTTGCGATATCTTTGATAGTTTTTATAGTAGTTTTTGGGATAATAAATTTTATCATGAATTCGTTCTATTCGATGGTTCAAAACTACACAGAAAATATGCTAAAGGTAATTAACAAAGGGTTTAAGGAAGATTATTACATTTATAAGATTGAATCTATAAAAAGATATGGATTAGAGATCACAGAAAACAACTTGGATGAATATAAATCCTTTAGTAATGTCATTGAACCAACTCTTATAGGTTTTGCAGATACTCACAAAGTATATGAAGATAACAAAACTAGTCATAGAAAAGCAGAGTTTGTTGCATCTGCGTTTTACTGGGATGGGAAGAGATTATATTCACAGGATCATTCCTATCAAAATGAGGATTTTATACAGTTCCTTAAAAACTCTTCACTGAAACTCAATGAAAGTTACTTCTATATTGACAAGTATCATTCAGATGTTATATTTATTTACAAGTTGAGACAAGGTATTATTGGATGTTGTTTACATCCCGAAACCTACAACAAGGTGTGGTTGAAAAGTGTATTTCGTGGTATACCAATCGACTTTTATGTTTCAGTTTCTACAACCAATAAAGATAGCAATATTAGATTTTTTAAAGTTGTAGATGAATTAGATGGATCTTCTTCCAAAATTGATGATATCTATAATTCACTAATTAAGGGTGTAAAAAATCAAGACTTTGATATAGTTGGTCAGATTAGAGATGATAAAATTAATTTTTTGATAGTTCATAACTATGGTGATTTCGTTTTAAATGGTATAATGGAACTTCCGTTGAGGGGGATATTTCCTTTGACAGTTTTGGAGATATCGATTTTTGTATCGATACCGATAGTTTTACTGATATTTGGGGTGACTTTATTTTTCAACAACAGGGTTTTTAGGAGGATAAGGGAAGTTAGTGGAGTGATGGAGGAGTTAAGTAGGAGTGGAGGTGATTTATCGTTGAGGATACAATCATCATCGGAGATAGGGGAAGTTAGGGAAGTAGTTGAGAATTTTAATTCGTTTCTTGACACTATTGAGGATGTTGTTAAGAAGACGAAGAGGACATTTAGGGATATAGAGGAGAATATATCGATACTGAAGGAGGTTGAAGAGGAAGTTGGTAAGGTGTCTGGTGTGGTTGAGAGGCAAGATGAAGTTAGGCAGATGATAGAGGAACTTAGCGCGATGTCTAGGGAGATAGGTACTACTGC
- the pyk gene encoding pyruvate kinase: MVPRLGEKNINKTKIIASLGPSSRKKEVVDQMTQIGVDVFRMNFSHGNYDDHKLSVSLVRDAEKRFNTISALMGDIQGPKIRVGSGLQVEVSDGEEILLTNKQGFDKFQGTLPKGIWVDYDFIVKEVKKGDKVLIDDGMIELIVSDVFDGYFVCKVVHGGVIKERKGVNLPYTSLSISSITEKDVNDINFCLEQDVDLIAQSFVRSAKDVKQVKDIILKHKKTVPVVAKIEMVEAIQNIDDIIDVSDAIIVARGDLGVEFGLNEVTLVQKLVVEKTRLAGKPVIVATQMLESMTKNIKPTRAEVADITNAILDGVDGLMVTGETAAGDYPVEVVKTLKNIITTVESSDIYKRLYKYYDYPQTEDLTESIAFAASQISRKLNTKYIVNFTQTGASSKQISKFRPSCIVISLSPEEQTLRKLKHVWGVLPGLVKNAKSTDEMLEIAKNLVKDYVSKGDSIVVTSGVPVGVSGSTNMLKVIEFE; this comes from the coding sequence ATGGTTCCTAGATTAGGTGAGAAAAACATAAATAAAACAAAAATAATTGCGAGTCTAGGTCCTTCTTCAAGAAAGAAGGAAGTAGTAGATCAGATGACACAAATTGGGGTTGATGTTTTTAGAATGAACTTTTCCCATGGTAACTACGATGATCATAAGTTAAGTGTTTCCCTTGTTAGGGATGCTGAGAAAAGGTTTAATACTATATCTGCGCTTATGGGAGATATTCAAGGACCTAAGATAAGAGTTGGTAGTGGGTTGCAAGTTGAGGTTAGTGATGGAGAAGAGATTCTTTTGACAAACAAGCAAGGTTTTGATAAGTTTCAAGGTACTTTGCCTAAGGGAATATGGGTTGATTATGATTTTATAGTAAAAGAAGTTAAGAAGGGAGACAAGGTTTTGATTGATGATGGAATGATAGAGTTGATAGTTTCTGATGTTTTTGATGGTTATTTTGTCTGTAAGGTAGTTCACGGAGGTGTTATAAAGGAAAGGAAGGGTGTCAACTTACCATATACTAGTCTTAGTATATCTTCCATAACCGAGAAAGATGTAAATGACATAAACTTTTGTTTAGAACAAGATGTTGATCTTATAGCACAGTCTTTTGTTAGATCTGCTAAGGATGTTAAGCAGGTTAAAGACATAATTTTGAAGCACAAAAAAACAGTTCCCGTTGTAGCTAAGATAGAAATGGTTGAAGCAATACAGAATATTGATGATATAATAGATGTTTCTGATGCAATAATAGTTGCTAGAGGAGATTTGGGAGTTGAGTTTGGGTTGAACGAGGTTACTCTAGTTCAGAAACTTGTTGTTGAGAAAACAAGACTTGCTGGTAAACCTGTTATAGTTGCTACACAGATGCTTGAATCTATGACTAAAAATATAAAGCCTACCAGAGCGGAGGTGGCGGATATTACAAATGCAATCCTCGATGGAGTTGATGGGCTTATGGTAACAGGAGAGACTGCAGCAGGAGATTATCCAGTTGAAGTTGTCAAAACATTGAAGAATATTATAACAACAGTTGAAAGTAGCGATATATATAAGAGACTTTATAAGTATTATGATTATCCTCAAACGGAAGATCTTACTGAATCAATTGCCTTTGCAGCGAGCCAAATTTCTAGGAAACTTAATACAAAATATATAGTTAATTTTACTCAGACTGGGGCATCTTCTAAGCAAATATCTAAATTTAGACCTTCCTGTATAGTTATATCTCTAAGTCCAGAGGAGCAGACTTTAAGAAAACTAAAACATGTTTGGGGAGTACTACCTGGACTTGTAAAGAATGCAAAGTCAACTGATGAGATGCTTGAAATTGCTAAAAACTTAGTTAAAGATTATGTCTCAAAAGGTGATAGTATAGTAGTTACATCAGGTGTTCCTGTGGGAGTTTCAGGTAGTACTAATATGTTGAAAGTTATTGAGTTTGAATAA
- a CDS encoding penicillin-binding protein 2, with amino-acid sequence MSKRIWILFSVFLVAVAIVAVRLITLMIPTTLTDKTRSKTTGNRGILFDRNKNILAVSYKGFSAWVNPKELSSYEKKYLSELVTKYFNINKDIITERLNKNSNFSWIVRRLSEDKIKKLIALTNEFQEKFNKNSIKIVEEYTRSYPLLEKASTVVGTVNVDNEGISGIEYSFNDILLENNNKSGNITLTIDKYIQEIAYIELSKSVKELEADLGMAIFSKKDGEIIAIVDYPSFDPNNITKIPFTSRGVSYIVEPGSVMKLASMALILEKFPEIEKQKYICNGIVKVYNHTIREQAHGIVQTSSIIAHSCNVGMLQLADKLNENELYFFLRSLGFGEKTMLGLPGEETGILRPFNEWSRLSKYMLSIGQEIGVSAIQLLKLGLIIANDGININPRLIKEVVLPDGSTKDIVTSQGVRIMSSYVANKIRKYSRDSVEYGTSKLAEIKGLYVGGKTGTGQIYNPKGGYYKDQYNAVFLGFAPYNDPKIIGVVILVNPKKLKQGGTSSAPTFRRIVEKIIAYNPLIIQTQ; translated from the coding sequence ATGAGTAAGAGAATCTGGATCTTATTTTCAGTATTCCTGGTAGCAGTAGCAATAGTAGCAGTAAGACTAATAACACTCATGATACCAACAACTTTAACAGACAAAACAAGATCTAAAACAACAGGAAACAGAGGAATACTTTTCGATAGAAACAAAAATATACTAGCAGTAAGTTATAAGGGATTTTCTGCCTGGGTTAATCCAAAAGAGCTATCAAGCTATGAAAAAAAATATCTCTCAGAATTAGTCACAAAATATTTTAACATAAATAAAGACATAATAACTGAGAGACTCAATAAAAATTCTAATTTCTCATGGATTGTTAGAAGACTATCCGAAGATAAAATTAAAAAACTTATCGCTTTAACCAACGAATTCCAAGAAAAGTTCAATAAAAATAGTATAAAGATAGTAGAAGAATACACTAGAAGTTATCCTCTACTTGAGAAGGCCAGCACAGTAGTAGGTACTGTTAATGTTGATAATGAAGGTATATCAGGAATTGAGTATAGCTTCAACGATATACTACTTGAGAATAATAACAAATCCGGAAACATTACTCTTACTATAGACAAGTATATACAAGAAATTGCATACATAGAACTTTCTAAAAGCGTAAAAGAGCTTGAAGCAGATTTAGGAATGGCTATTTTTTCGAAGAAAGACGGAGAGATAATTGCTATTGTTGATTATCCTTCATTTGATCCAAACAATATAACGAAAATACCATTTACCTCAAGAGGAGTAAGTTATATTGTAGAACCAGGATCAGTAATGAAGTTAGCAAGCATGGCTTTGATACTTGAAAAGTTTCCAGAGATCGAAAAACAAAAATACATATGTAACGGTATTGTAAAGGTATACAATCACACCATAAGAGAACAAGCACACGGTATAGTTCAAACTTCCAGCATAATAGCACACTCATGTAATGTAGGTATGCTACAACTAGCAGACAAACTTAATGAAAATGAATTATATTTTTTTCTAAGAAGTTTAGGATTTGGTGAAAAAACAATGTTAGGACTTCCAGGAGAAGAAACAGGAATACTAAGACCATTCAATGAATGGAGTAGATTATCCAAATACATGTTATCTATAGGACAAGAAATCGGTGTATCAGCAATACAATTACTCAAACTAGGATTGATAATAGCAAACGATGGAATAAACATAAATCCTAGACTAATTAAAGAAGTAGTATTACCAGACGGAAGTACCAAAGACATAGTAACCTCTCAGGGAGTTAGAATTATGTCTTCTTATGTTGCCAATAAGATTAGAAAGTATTCAAGAGATAGCGTTGAATATGGAACAAGCAAATTGGCAGAAATTAAAGGCCTATATGTAGGTGGGAAAACAGGAACAGGACAAATATACAACCCTAAAGGTGGATACTACAAAGACCAATACAACGCAGTTTTCTTAGGTTTTGCACCATACAACGATCCTAAAATAATAGGGGTTGTAATTTTGGTAAACCCAAAAAAATTAAAACAAGGTGGAACGTCATCCGCTCCAACCTTTCGAAGAATAGTCGAAAAAATAATCGCCTACAATCCCTTGATTATTCAAACTCAATAA
- the rsfS gene encoding ribosome silencing factor, which translates to MKKRRLVSKKFINKICKVISSKKAEEITVIDTSKLTSEFDYIILANASNKYHIQSIVEEINRFIEKENVPVLARDLSFESGWVVIDLYHTIIHIMTPEVRKYYSLERLWEIPV; encoded by the coding sequence ATGAAAAAGAGGAGGCTTGTTTCGAAGAAGTTTATTAACAAGATATGTAAAGTTATTTCTTCCAAAAAGGCTGAAGAGATTACAGTTATAGACACTTCGAAACTAACTTCGGAATTTGATTATATTATACTTGCCAATGCCAGTAATAAGTATCATATTCAATCGATTGTTGAAGAGATTAATAGGTTTATAGAGAAAGAGAATGTACCTGTTTTGGCAAGAGACCTGAGTTTTGAGAGTGGTTGGGTTGTCATTGATTTATACCATACAATTATACATATAATGACACCGGAAGTAAGGAAATACTATTCTCTTGAAAGACTTTGGGAAATACCTGTTTAA
- the miaA gene encoding tRNA (adenosine(37)-N6)-dimethylallyltransferase MiaA, protein MDVVAIVGPTGSGKTFIAHNLARKLKNVGIETEIISCDSVQVYKHFDIGTDKVSKELQNEFKYHLIDILEPNEGRFSAGEFRKMFDNIVSNLIKANKLAILVGGTGLYYKAIKIGIFEGPTANNEIRDKLYKTSQKLGISYLYDMLAKIDPEYAHKIGKNDLKRIVRALEVYEITGKKFSELHKTSTNPSPFKILSFFIIPERNKLYNTIEKRVDTMINKGLIDEVKFITNQYGFDIYPLTSIGYKEVVMYLKGEINLEKTIDLIKKNTKNFARRQIILFRKLEFEKSISPDKTLDDTTNEIYEDILRNIK, encoded by the coding sequence ATGGATGTAGTAGCAATAGTGGGACCAACTGGATCAGGCAAAACTTTCATAGCACATAATCTTGCAAGAAAACTAAAAAATGTTGGAATAGAAACAGAAATAATATCTTGTGATTCAGTACAAGTATATAAACACTTTGATATAGGAACGGATAAAGTTTCAAAAGAACTACAAAACGAGTTTAAGTACCATCTTATAGATATTCTTGAACCAAATGAGGGAAGATTTAGCGCAGGAGAGTTTCGAAAAATGTTTGATAATATAGTATCAAACTTAATTAAAGCAAACAAACTTGCTATACTTGTAGGTGGAACTGGACTTTATTACAAGGCTATAAAAATAGGTATTTTTGAAGGTCCTACAGCAAATAATGAAATAAGAGATAAACTATACAAAACTTCACAAAAGCTAGGTATTTCATACTTATATGATATGCTAGCAAAGATTGATCCTGAATACGCACATAAAATCGGCAAAAATGACCTAAAACGTATAGTTAGAGCATTAGAAGTTTATGAAATAACGGGTAAAAAGTTTTCAGAACTACATAAGACCTCAACAAATCCATCACCATTCAAAATTCTATCATTCTTTATTATACCAGAAAGAAACAAATTATATAATACAATAGAAAAAAGAGTTGATACTATGATAAATAAAGGTTTGATAGACGAGGTAAAATTCATAACAAACCAATATGGGTTCGATATCTACCCCCTTACATCAATCGGTTACAAAGAAGTTGTAATGTACCTAAAAGGTGAAATAAACCTTGAGAAAACAATAGATTTAATAAAGAAAAATACCAAAAACTTTGCAAGAAGACAAATAATACTTTTCAGGAAATTAGAATTCGAAAAAAGCATATCCCCTGATAAAACACTCGATGACACAACTAACGAGATATATGAAGACATACTAAGAAATATTAAATAA
- a CDS encoding magnesium transporter CorA family protein, with protein MVRYYSIDGKIAKITDDDQAPVVVFIEPSDDEIDMLKSFGISEHDINSSFDTEEISRLELYDDGSMFIVWKVPKNYSYGGQLVFNVSSVGVFLNSERIIFILPDEIGIFETRYFRNVSSVYEILLAFLQATVNHFYGHLRGIKIVFTEIEEKLTKSLDNTYLIHMFNLSESLVYYLNALNSNHGVLVKMKEYRDKLSLQKHLFEKLKDLIIDNKQCYKQARILSMVLSDMMDARASIVNNNMNILIKNLTIINVVMLPLNLIAGIGGMSEYTMMTERLGISWPIAYSVFILAMVILGVGIAFVLNTYINKFMSRNRRR; from the coding sequence ATGGTTAGGTATTATAGTATAGACGGCAAGATCGCTAAGATTACAGATGATGATCAAGCTCCTGTTGTTGTTTTTATTGAACCTAGTGATGATGAGATAGATATGCTTAAGAGCTTTGGAATAAGTGAGCATGATATAAATTCTTCTTTTGATACTGAAGAGATTTCCCGTCTAGAACTTTATGATGATGGAAGTATGTTTATAGTTTGGAAAGTGCCTAAGAATTATTCTTATGGTGGACAGTTAGTTTTTAATGTTTCTTCTGTTGGTGTTTTTCTAAATAGTGAGAGAATAATATTTATTTTACCTGATGAGATAGGTATATTTGAGACAAGGTATTTTAGAAATGTTTCTAGTGTGTATGAAATACTTTTGGCGTTTCTTCAAGCAACGGTAAATCATTTTTATGGACATTTGAGAGGCATAAAAATTGTTTTTACAGAAATAGAGGAGAAACTTACGAAATCTCTTGATAATACTTATCTAATTCATATGTTTAATTTAAGTGAGAGTCTTGTCTATTATCTTAACGCTTTAAATTCAAATCATGGTGTTTTAGTTAAGATGAAAGAATATAGAGATAAGCTTAGTCTTCAAAAGCATCTTTTCGAAAAACTTAAGGATCTTATAATTGATAATAAACAGTGTTACAAGCAGGCAAGGATATTGTCTATGGTTTTATCTGATATGATGGATGCTAGAGCAAGTATTGTAAATAATAATATGAATATCCTTATAAAGAATCTAACAATAATAAATGTAGTTATGTTACCTCTTAATCTCATAGCAGGTATTGGAGGTATGTCTGAATACACTATGATGACAGAACGGTTAGGTATTTCTTGGCCTATTGCTTACTCAGTTTTTATACTTGCTATGGTAATTTTAGGAGTTGGAATTGCTTTTGTTCTGAATACATACATAAATAAGTTTATGAGCAGAAATCGTAGAAGATGA
- a CDS encoding ABC transporter permease: MIWYILKRLILVIPTFIGITIVIFLVVHLAPGDPIRGMVGELSNKLSPEAYESFKKYYGLDKSLFERYLVWFRNFITFDFGDSFQYGRKVSDLILERLPVTLTINILSNIIILIFGVSVGIFAGIYRGMLFDKISSVILFGLYSLFEPWVALMLLLVFGVWLGILPIGGFVSINFDDMSFFEKIFDIASHIALPVIVLSYAGIAFVAKIVRTSTIETSNQEYVKFAKVLGIAENRIRVHYILRNSLIPVITIFSTVLPSLIAGSIIIEKIFSLPGIGQLFYSAVFSRDYPIVMGLSAISAFLTLISLLIADILYAIVDPRIKFSSEY, from the coding sequence ATGATTTGGTATATATTAAAAAGGTTAATTTTGGTGATACCTACTTTTATTGGTATAACAATTGTTATTTTTCTTGTTGTCCATCTAGCGCCTGGTGATCCTATAAGAGGTATGGTAGGTGAGCTGAGTAATAAACTTTCACCTGAAGCGTACGAAAGCTTCAAAAAGTATTACGGTCTTGACAAATCTTTGTTTGAGCGATATCTAGTGTGGTTTAGAAATTTTATAACATTTGATTTTGGTGATTCGTTTCAATACGGTAGGAAGGTTTCAGATCTTATCCTTGAGAGATTACCTGTGACACTTACTATAAATATATTGTCGAACATTATAATACTTATCTTTGGAGTTAGTGTAGGTATTTTTGCTGGTATTTACAGAGGAATGTTATTTGACAAAATTTCGAGTGTGATATTATTTGGTTTGTATTCACTCTTTGAACCTTGGGTTGCGCTAATGTTACTTCTTGTTTTTGGTGTATGGTTAGGTATATTACCAATAGGTGGTTTTGTTTCAATAAATTTTGATGATATGAGTTTTTTTGAAAAGATTTTTGATATTGCTTCTCATATTGCCTTGCCTGTTATAGTTTTATCATATGCTGGTATAGCGTTTGTTGCTAAGATAGTTAGAACATCGACTATAGAAACATCAAACCAAGAGTATGTAAAGTTTGCTAAAGTATTAGGTATTGCAGAAAATAGAATAAGAGTACATTACATACTAAGAAATAGCCTTATACCTGTTATTACAATATTTAGTACTGTTTTACCTTCTCTGATTGCAGGTAGTATAATAATAGAAAAGATATTCTCTTTACCAGGAATAGGTCAACTTTTCTACAGTGCAGTTTTTTCAAGAGATTATCCGATAGTAATGGGATTAAGCGCTATTTCAGCGTTTCTTACACTTATAAGTTTGTTAATTGCTGATATACTCTATGCTATTGTTGATCCTAGAATTAAATTTTCAAGTGAATACTAA
- the purH gene encoding bifunctional phosphoribosylaminoimidazolecarboxamide formyltransferase/IMP cyclohydrolase: MNYRKFAIVSVYDKEGIVEFSRGLNSLGYGVISTSKTYTLLKDNGVDVVEVSSITGFPEILDGRVKTLHPLIHGGILHRNIDKHLEHVKINNIPVIDLVVVNLYPFEETLKNTSDLEDIIENIDIGGPTLLRAGAKNFERVLVVVDKSDYGIVLEKLSSNQNTIDFRMFMASKAFNHVARYDGVIASFFNSLVSNDFPEETAIPLKKAYSLRYGENPHQKASAYISLPQRKEPSVLTSDVLWGKELSYNNILDADTALEMIKSFKNDNFCCIIKHNTPSGAAISDTILDAYKKAFECDPVSAFGGIVGFSGRVDFETAKEFINTFYEVIVSPEYDQDALDVLKTKKNLRIIRVGSLASEDRNLDFRSVGGGLLIQERDSSDEDVLHSKVVTNRKPTEKEYKDLAFAWKVVKFVKSNAIVLVKDGMTIGISGGQTSRVDAVKISIQRAKERGFSLKGAVCASDAFFPFKDSIEILANEGISAIVQPGGSVRDIESIDEANKHSIAMVFTNIRHFRH, from the coding sequence ATGAATTACAGGAAATTTGCTATTGTGAGTGTTTATGATAAGGAAGGTATTGTGGAGTTTTCAAGAGGACTTAATAGTTTAGGGTACGGTGTTATATCGACTTCAAAAACTTATACTCTTTTGAAAGACAATGGTGTTGATGTTGTTGAAGTTTCGTCAATAACAGGGTTTCCTGAGATACTTGATGGTAGGGTTAAAACTCTTCATCCTTTGATTCATGGTGGTATTTTACATAGGAATATTGATAAACATTTAGAGCATGTGAAAATTAACAATATTCCAGTGATAGATTTAGTTGTTGTAAATTTATACCCGTTTGAGGAAACTTTGAAGAATACTTCTGATCTTGAGGATATTATTGAGAATATAGATATAGGTGGGCCTACATTACTTCGTGCTGGAGCGAAAAATTTTGAAAGAGTTCTGGTTGTAGTGGATAAAAGTGATTACGGTATTGTTCTAGAAAAGCTGAGTAGTAACCAAAATACGATTGATTTTAGGATGTTTATGGCTAGCAAAGCTTTTAATCATGTTGCTAGATATGATGGGGTTATAGCGAGTTTCTTTAATAGTCTTGTTTCAAACGATTTCCCTGAAGAGACTGCCATTCCGTTAAAGAAAGCATATTCCTTGAGATATGGTGAAAACCCTCACCAGAAAGCTTCAGCTTATATTTCTTTACCACAACGTAAAGAGCCTTCTGTGCTAACCAGTGATGTTTTATGGGGTAAAGAGTTATCTTACAATAACATTTTAGATGCTGATACTGCTCTTGAGATGATAAAGTCATTTAAAAATGATAATTTTTGTTGTATCATAAAGCACAATACACCATCTGGTGCAGCTATTAGTGATACCATTCTTGATGCTTATAAGAAAGCTTTCGAATGTGATCCTGTTTCTGCTTTTGGTGGTATTGTTGGATTTTCGGGTAGAGTCGATTTTGAAACTGCTAAGGAATTTATAAACACATTTTATGAAGTTATAGTTTCTCCGGAATACGATCAAGATGCTTTAGATGTTTTGAAAACTAAGAAGAATTTGAGAATAATAAGAGTTGGTAGTTTAGCATCTGAGGATAGAAATTTAGATTTTAGGAGTGTAGGAGGTGGGCTACTGATTCAAGAAAGAGATAGTTCAGATGAAGATGTACTTCATAGTAAAGTTGTAACTAACAGGAAACCTACTGAGAAAGAATATAAGGATTTGGCGTTTGCTTGGAAGGTTGTTAAGTTTGTAAAGTCTAATGCTATTGTTTTAGTGAAAGATGGTATGACAATAGGTATATCTGGGGGACAAACTTCTAGAGTAGATGCTGTTAAAATTTCAATTCAGAGAGCTAAAGAGAGAGGCTTTTCTCTCAAGGGAGCAGTGTGTGCTTCTGATGCATTCTTTCCTTTTAAGGATAGTATTGAAATACTTGCTAATGAAGGAATTTCTGCAATTGTTCAACCTGGTGGTTCTGTAAGGGATATTGAGTCGATCGACGAGGCAAACAAGCATAGTATTGCTATGGTTTTTACAAACATTAGACATTTTAGGCATTAG
- a CDS encoding STAS domain-containing protein translates to MSSSSISIHFTSDGILVKVVGRGVVEYCRDLKEDLDKLIHEYERLNIYFDLSKATHLDSTFIGLMVVFDKKLSNTGKGNLFILNPPPKIIEILSSMDLIDVLKITNIDVHVIGKYKDIQANIQKDIVELKLLIETHNHLIQTGERNKELFSSLEKALKEELKRYEQERPQNE, encoded by the coding sequence ATGAGTAGTTCGAGTATATCTATACATTTTACTTCTGATGGTATCCTGGTTAAGGTTGTAGGTAGGGGGGTAGTGGAGTATTGTAGAGATTTAAAAGAAGATTTAGACAAATTGATTCATGAGTATGAAAGATTAAACATATATTTTGATCTTTCTAAAGCTACCCATCTTGATAGTACTTTTATAGGTTTGATGGTCGTTTTTGATAAGAAACTTTCTAATACAGGTAAGGGAAATCTTTTTATACTTAATCCTCCACCCAAGATAATAGAGATACTTTCTTCTATGGATCTTATTGATGTTCTTAAGATAACAAACATAGATGTTCATGTGATAGGTAAATACAAAGATATTCAAGCTAATATACAAAAGGACATTGTTGAATTGAAGTTACTTATAGAGACTCACAATCATCTTATACAGACTGGGGAAAGGAATAAAGAGTTATTTTCTTCGCTTGAGAAGGCTCTCAAAGAGGAGTTGAAAAGATATGAGCAAGAAAGACCCCAAAACGAGTAG